A part of Neovison vison isolate M4711 chromosome 8, ASM_NN_V1, whole genome shotgun sequence genomic DNA contains:
- the SPEF1 gene encoding sperm flagellar protein 1 isoform X2: MPELRGMGCLSFGVCWRMITDFWSCFLEPLSLSSTTPASLSSFPFPHHLFAWPHHSAIHDSPIPSTSSHYSFSLTSLLPSMSAPIPSVLVAEVIKFYFPKMVEMHNYVPANSLQQKLSNWGHLNRKVLNKLNFSVPEDVMRKIAQCAPGVVELVLIPLRQRLEERQRLRKQRTSSLQVCPRRPEGKAPQTPREGGRSGPADEGEAFGALASAQERAHRRPLPATPAGRA, from the exons ATGCCTGAGCTGAGGGGAATGGGATGCCTCTCCTTTGGGGTATGCTGGAGGATGATTACTGATTTCTGGTCTTGCTTTCTTGaacccctttccctctcttccaccacccctgcctccctATCATCCTTTCCCTTTCCACATCACCTCTTTGCTTGGCCCCACCACTCTGCAATCCATGATTCTCCCATCCCATCCACATCTTCTCACTACTCCTTTTCCCTTACCTCCTTACTCCCTTCCATGTCTGCTCCCATTCCCTCAGTCCTGGTCGCAGAAGTCATCAAGTTTTACTTCCCCAAGATGGTGGAGATGCACAATTATGTCCCTGCCAACTCTCTCCAACAGAAGCTCAGCAACTGGGGTCACCTAAACAG GAAGGTGCTGAACAAACTGAACTTCTCCGTACCAGAGGATGTGATGCGCAAAATCGCCCAATGCGCGCCGGGCGTGGTGGAGTTAGTGCTCATTCCGCTGAGGCAGCGCCTGGAGGAGCGGCAGAGGCTCAGAAAGCAGCGCACGAGCTCCTTACAG GTTTGTCCCAGAAGGCCCGAGGGGAAGGCGCCCCAGACccccagggaggggggcaggtCAG GTCCTGCAGATGAAGGTGAGGCGTTTGGAGCACTTGCTTCAGCTCAAGAACGTGCGCATCGACGACCTCTCCCGGCGACTCCAGCAGGCAGAGCGTAA
- the CDC25B gene encoding M-phase inducer phosphatase 2, with amino-acid sequence MELPQPEPAPDPALSPAGVRGGTERPSHLLGLQLGAHGLVGSPERAAASSPVTSLTQTMHNLAGLGSETPKSQAGSLLSCLSLSRRRASESSLSSQSSESSDAGLCMDSPSPMDPKMAERTFEQAIQAASRVIRNEQFAIRRFQSLPVRLLGHSPVLRNITNSQAPGRWRKREMCGQAARSSEEDKENDGFVFKMPWEPPHPSHAHALAEWADRREAFAQRPNSAPDLMCLTPEQKMEVEELSPPARGRFSLTATEGASEEDDGFVDLLESDLKDDKTVPPGMESLISAPLVKTSEKEEEQDLIMYSKCQRLFRSPSMPCSVIRPILKRLERPHDRDLPTQNKRRRSVTPPEEQQEAEEPKARVLRSKSLCHDEIETILDSDHRELIGDYSKAFLLQTVDGKHQDLKYISPETMAALLVGKFSNIVERFVIVDCRYPYEYEGGHIKTAVNLPLERDAETFLLQSPITPCNLDKRIILIFHCEFSSERGPRMCRFIRERDRAANDYPSLYYPEMYILKGGYKEFFPQHPTFCEPQDYRPMNHEAFRDELKTFRLKTRSWAGERSRRELCSRLQDQ; translated from the exons ATGGAGCTGCCCCAACCGGAGCCCGCGCCGGACCCGGCTCTCAGTCCGGCGGGAGTGCGGGGTGGTACCGAGCGTCCCAGCCACCTCCTGGGCCTCCAGCTGGGAGCTCATGGCCTCGTGGGGTCCCCGGAGCGCGCGGCTGCTTCCTCGCCGGTCACcagcctgacccagaccatgCACAACCTCGCGGGGCTCGGCAG TGAGACTCCAAAGAGTCAGGCAGGCAGCCTGCTCTCATGCCTGTCCCTGTCCCGGCGGCGGGCATCTGAATCCTCCCTGTCCTCCCAGTCCTCTGAATCTTCTGATGCAG GCCTCTGTATGGATTCTCCCAGCCCCATGGACCCCAAGATGGCAGAGCGGAC GTTTGAGCAGGCCATCCAGGCAGCAAGCCGGGTCATCCGAAA CGAGCAGTTTGCCATTCGACGTTTCCAGTCCCTGCCG GTGAGGCTTCTGGGCCACAGCCCTGTGCTGCGGAACATCACCAACTCCCAAGCACCTGGCcgctggaggaagagggagatgtgtGGCCAAGCTGCCCGAAGCTCTgaggaggacaaagagaat GATGGATTTGTCTTCAAGATGCCATGGGAACCCCCACATCCCAGTCATGCCCATGCTTTGGCAGAGTGGGCCGACCGCAGGGAAGCCTTTGCCCAGAGACCAAACTCAGCCCCTGACCTGATG TGTCTCACCCCCGAGCAGAAGATGGAAGTAGAGGAGCTGAGTCCCCCTGCCCGAGGCCGATTCTCCCTGACTGCCACCGAGGGGGCCTCCGAGGAAGATGATGGATTTGTGGACCTCCTGGAGAGCGACTTAAAG GATGACAAGACGGTACCCCCAGGCATGGAGAGCCTCATTAGCGCCCCACTGGTCAAGACctcagaaaaggaggaggagcag GACCTCATCATGTACAGCAAATGCCAGCGGCTCTTCCGCTCTCCGTCCATGCCCTGCAGCGTGATCCGACCCATCCTCAAGAGGCTGGAGCGGCCGCACGACAGGGACCTGCCCACACAGAACAAGCGCAGGAGGAGTGTGACCCCTccagaggagcagcaggaggcCGAGGAACCT AAAGCCCGTGTCCTCCGCTCCAAGTCCTTGTGTCACGATGAGATTGAGACTATCCTGGACAGTGACCACCGGGAACTGATTGGGGATTACTCCAAG GCTTTCCTTCTGCAGACTGTGGATGGAAAGCACCAAGATCTCAAGTACATCTCACCAGAAACG ATGGCAGCCTTGCTGGTGGGCAAGTTCAGCAACATCGTGGAGAGGTTTGTGATTGTGGACTGCAGGTACCCCTACGAGTACGAAGGCGGGCACATCAAG ACTGCCGTGAACCTGCCCCTGGAACGGGACGCTGAGACCTTCCTGCTACAGAGCCCCATCACACCCTGTAATCTGGACAAGAGAATCATCCTCATTTTCCACTGTGAATTCTCATCTGAGCGCGGTCCCCGCAT GTGCCGGTTCATCAGAGAGCGCGACAGAGCTGCCAACGACTACCCCAGCCTCTACTATCCTGAGATGTATATCCTCAAGGGCGGCTATAAGGAGTTCTTCCCCCAACACCCG ACCTTCTGTGAGCCCCAGGACTACCGGCCCATGAACCACGAAGCCTTCAGGGATGAGCTGAAGACTTTCCGCCTCAAGACCCGAAGCTGGGCTGGAGAGCGGAGCCGGCGGGAGCTCTGCAGCCGCCTGCAGGATCAGTGA
- the SPEF1 gene encoding sperm flagellar protein 1 isoform X3, with amino-acid sequence MPELRGMGCLSFGVCWRMITDFWSCFLEPLSLSSTTPASLSSFPFPHHLFAWPHHSAIHDSPIPSTSSHYSFSLTSLLPSMSAPIPSVLVAEVIKFYFPKMVEMHNYVPANSLQQKLSNWGHLNRKVLNKLNFSVPEDVMRKIAQCAPGVVELVLIPLRQRLEERQRLRKQRTSSLQELAPQDGTGYMDVGLSQKARGEGAPDPQGGGQVRSCR; translated from the exons ATGCCTGAGCTGAGGGGAATGGGATGCCTCTCCTTTGGGGTATGCTGGAGGATGATTACTGATTTCTGGTCTTGCTTTCTTGaacccctttccctctcttccaccacccctgcctccctATCATCCTTTCCCTTTCCACATCACCTCTTTGCTTGGCCCCACCACTCTGCAATCCATGATTCTCCCATCCCATCCACATCTTCTCACTACTCCTTTTCCCTTACCTCCTTACTCCCTTCCATGTCTGCTCCCATTCCCTCAGTCCTGGTCGCAGAAGTCATCAAGTTTTACTTCCCCAAGATGGTGGAGATGCACAATTATGTCCCTGCCAACTCTCTCCAACAGAAGCTCAGCAACTGGGGTCACCTAAACAG GAAGGTGCTGAACAAACTGAACTTCTCCGTACCAGAGGATGTGATGCGCAAAATCGCCCAATGCGCGCCGGGCGTGGTGGAGTTAGTGCTCATTCCGCTGAGGCAGCGCCTGGAGGAGCGGCAGAGGCTCAGAAAGCAGCGCACGAGCTCCTTACAG GAGCTGGCTCCCCAGGATGGCACTGGCTACATGGATGTGG GTTTGTCCCAGAAGGCCCGAGGGGAAGGCGCCCCAGACccccagggaggggggcaggtCAG GTCCTGCAGATGA
- the SPEF1 gene encoding sperm flagellar protein 1 isoform X4, with amino-acid sequence MAGSVDEEALHQLYLWVDNIPLSRPKRNLSRDFSDGVLVAEVIKFYFPKMVEMHNYVPANSLQQKLSNWGHLNRKVLNKLNFSVPEDVMRKIAQCAPGVVELVLIPLRQRLEERQRLRKQRTSSLQELAPQDGTGYMDVGLSQKARGEGAPDPQGGGQVRGGRPPAPRPPGYGQAVQGGDPSFVLQIAEKEQELLASQETVQVLQMKVRRLEHLLQLKNVRIDDLSRRLQQAERKQR; translated from the exons ATGGCGGGCAGCGTGGACGAGGAGGCGCTGCACCAGCTGTACCTGTGGGTAGACAACATCCCTCTGTCCCGGCCCAAGCGAAATCTCTCCAGGGACTTCAGTGACGGAG TCCTGGTCGCAGAAGTCATCAAGTTTTACTTCCCCAAGATGGTGGAGATGCACAATTATGTCCCTGCCAACTCTCTCCAACAGAAGCTCAGCAACTGGGGTCACCTAAACAG GAAGGTGCTGAACAAACTGAACTTCTCCGTACCAGAGGATGTGATGCGCAAAATCGCCCAATGCGCGCCGGGCGTGGTGGAGTTAGTGCTCATTCCGCTGAGGCAGCGCCTGGAGGAGCGGCAGAGGCTCAGAAAGCAGCGCACGAGCTCCTTACAG GAGCTGGCTCCCCAGGATGGCACTGGCTACATGGATGTGG GTTTGTCCCAGAAGGCCCGAGGGGAAGGCGCCCCAGACccccagggaggggggcaggtCAG GGGGGGCCGGCCGCCCGCGCCCCGGCCTCCGGGATATGGCCAGGCAGTGCAGGGCGGCGACCCAAGCTTCGTCCTCCAGATCGCTGAAAAAGAGCAGGAGTTGTTGGCCTCGCAGGAGACAGTGCAG GTCCTGCAGATGAAGGTGAGGCGTTTGGAGCACTTGCTTCAGCTCAAGAACGTGCGCATCGACGACCTCTCCCGGCGACTCCAGCAGGCAGAGCGTAAGCAGCGGTGA
- the CENPB gene encoding major centromere autoantigen B, whose protein sequence is MGPKRRQLTFREKSRIIQEVEENPDLRKGEIARRFNIPPSTLSTILKNKRAILASERKYGVASTCRKTNKLSPYDKLEGLLIAWFQQIRAAGLPVKGIILKEKALRIAEELGMDDFTASNGWLDRFRRRHGVVSCSGVARARSRSAAPRPPAAPASPPAVPSEGSGGGSTGWRAREEQPPSVAEGYASQDVFSAIETSLWYDFLPDQAAGLCGSDGRARRATQRLSVLLCANADGSEKLPPLVAGKSAKPRAGQAGLPCDYTANSKGGVTTQALAKYLKALDTRMAAESRRVLLLAGRLAAQSLDTSGLRHVQLAFFPPGTVQPLERGVVQQVKGHYRQAMLLKAMAALEGQDRSGLQLGLMEALHFVAAAWQAVEPSDIAACFREAGFGGGPNATITTALKSEGEEEEEEEEEEEEEEEEEEEGEGEEEEEEEEGEEEEGGEGEELGEEEEVEEEGDVDDSDEEEEEEEEESSSEGLEAEDWAQGVVEAGGSFGGYSAQEEAQCPTLHFLEGEEDSESDSEEEEEDEDDEEDEDDEDDEEDGDEVPVPSFGEAMAYFAMVKRYLTSFPIDDRVQSHILHLEHDLVHVTRKNHARQAGVRGLGHQS, encoded by the coding sequence ATGGGCCCCAAGCGGCGGCAGCTGACGTTCCGGGAGAAGTCGCGGATCATCCAGGAGGTGGAGGAGAACCCGGACCTGCGCAAGGGCGAGATCGCGCGGCGCTTCAACATCCCGCCGTCCACGCTGAGCACCATCCTGAAGAACAAGCGCGCCATCCTGGCGTCGGAGCGCAAGTACGGTGTGGCCTCCACCTGCCGCAAAACCAACAAGCTGTCCCCCTACGACAAGCTCGAGGGCTTGCTCATCGCCTGGTTCCAGCAGATCCGCGCCGCTGGCCTACCCGTCAAGGGCATCATCCTCAAGGAGAAGGCGCTGCGTATAGCCGAGGAGCTGGGCATGGACGACTTCACCGCCTCCAACGGTTGGCTGGACCGCTTCCGCCGGCGCCACGGAGTGGTGTCCTGCAGCGGTGTGGCCCGCGCCCGGTCACGCAGTGCCGCCCCCCGGCCCCCAGCGGCTCCCGCCAGCCCGCCTGCGGTGCCCTCGGAGGGCAGCGGCGGGGGTTCGACGGGCTGGCGCGCTCGGGAGGAGCAGCCGCCGTCGGTGGCCGAGGGCTACGCCTCCCAGGACGTGTTCAGCGCCATCGAGACGAGTCTGTGGTACGACTTCCTCCCTGACCAGGCTGCGGGGCTATGCGGCAGCGATGGACGGGCGCGCAGGGCCACCCAGCGCCTCAGTGTCCTGCTGTGCGCCAACGCAGACGGCAGCGAGAAGCTGCCCCCACTCGTGGCCGGCAAGTCGGCCAAGCCCCGCGCAGGCCAAGCCGGCCTGCCCTGCGACTACACCGCTAACTCCAAGGGTGGTGTCACCACCCAGGCCCTGGCCAAGTACCTGAAGGCCCTGGACACTCGCATGGCCGCAGAATCTCGCCGAGTCCTGCTGCTGGCAGGCCGCCTGGCTGCCCAGTCCCTGGATACCTCGGGCCTGCGACACGTACAGCTGGCCTTTTTCCCTCCGGGCACGGTGCAGCCGCTGGAGCGGGGAGTGGTCCAACAGGTGAAGGGCCACTACCGCCAGGCTATGCTACTCAAGGCCATGGCCGCGCTAGAGGGCCAGGATCGCTCAGGCCTGCAGCTAGGTTTGATGGAGGCCCTGCACTTTGTGGCTGCCGCCTGGCAGGCAGTGGAGCCCTCGGACATAGCTGCCTGCTTCCGGGAGGCTGGCTTCGGGGGTGGCCCAAatgccaccatcaccactgccctcaagagtgagggggaggaagaggaggaggaggaagaggaggaagaagaagaggaggaagaggaggaggagggtgaaggggaggaggaggaagaggaagaagaaggcgaggaggaggaagggggggaaggagaggagttgggggaggaagaggaggtggaAGAGGAGGGTGATGTGGATGAcagtgatgaggaggaggaggaggaggaggaagagagctcCTCTGAGGGGCTGGAGGCTGAGGACTGGGCCCAGGGGGTAGTGGAAGCCGGTGGCAGCTTCGGGGGCTACAGTGCCCAAGAGGAGGCCCAGTGCCCTACCCTCCATTTTTTGGAGGGTGAAGAGGACTCTGAGTCTGAcagtgaggaagaggaagaagatgaggaTGATGAGGAGGAtgaagatgatgaagatgatgaggaGGATGGTGATGAGGTGCCTGTGCCCAGCTTTGGGGAAGCCATGGCCTACTTCGCTATGGTCAAGAGGTACCTGACTTCCTTCCCCATTGACGACCGAGTGCAGAGCCACATCCTTCACTTGGAACATGATCTGGTCCATGTGACCAGGAAGAACCACGCCAGGCAGGCGGGAGTTCGGGGTCTTGGACATCAAAGCTGA
- the SPEF1 gene encoding sperm flagellar protein 1 isoform X1, whose translation MPELRGMGCLSFGVCWRMITDFWSCFLEPLSLSSTTPASLSSFPFPHHLFAWPHHSAIHDSPIPSTSSHYSFSLTSLLPSMSAPIPSVLVAEVIKFYFPKMVEMHNYVPANSLQQKLSNWGHLNRKVLNKLNFSVPEDVMRKIAQCAPGVVELVLIPLRQRLEERQRLRKQRTSSLQELAPQDGTGYMDVGLSQKARGEGAPDPQGGGQVRSLKKSRSCWPRRRQCRSCR comes from the exons ATGCCTGAGCTGAGGGGAATGGGATGCCTCTCCTTTGGGGTATGCTGGAGGATGATTACTGATTTCTGGTCTTGCTTTCTTGaacccctttccctctcttccaccacccctgcctccctATCATCCTTTCCCTTTCCACATCACCTCTTTGCTTGGCCCCACCACTCTGCAATCCATGATTCTCCCATCCCATCCACATCTTCTCACTACTCCTTTTCCCTTACCTCCTTACTCCCTTCCATGTCTGCTCCCATTCCCTCAGTCCTGGTCGCAGAAGTCATCAAGTTTTACTTCCCCAAGATGGTGGAGATGCACAATTATGTCCCTGCCAACTCTCTCCAACAGAAGCTCAGCAACTGGGGTCACCTAAACAG GAAGGTGCTGAACAAACTGAACTTCTCCGTACCAGAGGATGTGATGCGCAAAATCGCCCAATGCGCGCCGGGCGTGGTGGAGTTAGTGCTCATTCCGCTGAGGCAGCGCCTGGAGGAGCGGCAGAGGCTCAGAAAGCAGCGCACGAGCTCCTTACAG GAGCTGGCTCCCCAGGATGGCACTGGCTACATGGATGTGG GTTTGTCCCAGAAGGCCCGAGGGGAAGGCGCCCCAGACccccagggaggggggcaggtCAG ATCGCTGAAAAAGAGCAGGAGTTGTTGGCCTCGCAGGAGACAGTGCAG GTCCTGCAGATGA